One Trichosurus vulpecula isolate mTriVul1 chromosome 7, mTriVul1.pri, whole genome shotgun sequence genomic region harbors:
- the LOC118858668 gene encoding 60S ribosomal protein L3-like yields the protein MSHRKFSAPRHGSLGFLPRKRSSRHRGKVKSFPKDDPTKPIHLTAFLGYKAGMTHIVGEVDRPGSKVNKKEVVEAVTIVETPPMVIVGIVGYVQTPRGLRSFKTIFAEHISDECKRRFYKNWHKSKKKAFTKYCKKWQDDDGKKQLEKDFNSMKKYCQVIRVIAHTQMRLLPLRQKKSHLMEIQVNGGSVAEKLDWAREKLEQQVPVSTVFGQDEMIDVIGVTKGKGYKGVTSRWHTKKLPRKTHRGLRKVACIGAWHPARVAFSVARAGQKGYHHRTEINKKIYKIGQGYQIKDGKLIKNNASTDYDLSDKSINPLGGFVHYGEVTNDFIMLKGCVVGTKKRVLTLRKSLLVQTKRRALEKIDLKFIDTTSKFGHGRFQTVEEKKAFMGPLKKDRVAKEEAA from the coding sequence ATGTcccacaggaagttctctgctcccaggcatgggtctctgggcttcctgccccggaagagaagcagcaggcaccGGGGAAAGGTGAAGAGCTTCCCTAAAGATGACCCCACCAAACCCATCCACCTGACGGCCTTTCTGGGATATAAGGCAGGCATGACCCACATCGTTGGAGAGGTGGACAGGCCTGGCTCAAAGGTCAACAAAAAGGAAGTGGTTGAGGCCGTCACCATCGTGGAAACGCCCCCCATGGTCATTGTAGGCATTGTGGGCTACGTGCAAACCCCACGAGGCCTGCGGAGCTTCAAAACCATCTTTGCTGAGCACATCAGTGATGAGTGTAAGAGGCGGTTCTATAAGAACTGGCATAAGTCCAAGAAGAAGGCCTTCACCAAGTACTGCAAAAAGTGGCAGGATGATGATGGCAAAAAGCAGTTGGAGAAAGACTTCAACAGCATGAAGAAGTACTGCCAGGTGATCCGCGTCATTGCCCACACCCAGATGCGGCTGCTCCCTCTGAGGCAGAAAAAGTCTCACCTGATGGAGATCCAGGTGAATGGCGGCAGTGTGGCTGAGAAACTTGACTGGGCCCGCGAGAAGCTGGAGCAGCAGGTGCCAGTGTCCACTGTGTTTGGGCAGGATGAGATGATTGATGTCATTGGAGTGACCAAGGGCAAGGGTTACAAAGGTGTCACCAGCCGCTGGCACACAAAGAAACTTCCCCGAAAAACCCACCGAGGACTGCGTAAGGTGGCATGTATTGGAGCTTGGCATCCGGCCCGTGTAGCCTTCTCTGTGGCTCGAGCCGGTCAGAAGGGCTACCACCATCGCACCGAGATCAACAAAAAGATCTACAAGATTGGCCAGGGCTACCAGATAAAGGATGGCAAGCTGATCAAGAACAATGCCTCCACTGATTATGATCTTTCTGACAAGAGCATCAACCCTCTGGGAGGCTTTGTCCACTATGGTGAGGTGACCAATGACTTTATCATGCTAAAAGGCTGTGTTGTCGGGACCAAGAAGCGTGTCCTCACCCTGCGAAAGTCTCTGCTGGTACAGACCAAACGTCGCGCCCTGGAGAAGATTGACCTGAAATTTATTGACACCACCTCCAAATTTGGCCACGGTCGGTTCCAGACTGTGGAAGAGAAGAAAGCTTTCATGGGACCACTCAAAAAAGACCGAGTCGCAAAGGAAGAAGCTGCCTAA